The window AAAGGCTGTAACTGATAGCTCCCCGATCTGAACAGCCTGGAAAGCTTCAAAAGGTACCGCTAATGAATTATAGGGGCTCAGACGTGCATTACGCAGGGTGCCCGGCGTGATATACACAGGCAGCTGGTATTTTTTGGCCAGTACCGGAATACCCCTTATATGGTCAGAATGCTCGTGCGAAACAAATATTGCCTTTACCTTATCCATTGATAAACCCAGGCGCTTCAGGCGTTTTTCTGTTTCCCGGCAGGATATACCGGCATCTATCAGCACAGCCTCCTGCTCATTACCTACATAGTAACAGTTGCCGTTGCTGCCCGAATTTAATGATGTGATGAACAATTGCATAGTACTACAAATAAACCCTTTTTTTGGAAAGCATTCAAAGCTTATGCTTCAAATTCAATATTTTGCACTAATACCCTTTCAGATCTATATCGCTGGTTTCTATCACAGAAACCTTTTTGCCCATTTTTTTCTGAATAATGCCAAAGTGGTGCAGGTCTTCGGGAGTGATCAGACTAATGGCCTCTCCCGATGCAGCGGCACGTCCGGTACGACCAATCCTGTGTACATAGTCTTTCGGAGAGCGTGGCAGCTCAAAATTGATTACATAAGGCAGCTTTTCAATATCAATACCCCGAGAGGCCAGGTCTGTGGCAACCAGCACCCTTAGCTTAGCTGTTTTGAATTTCGATAATACCTCTGTTCTTGCTCCCTGGCTTTTCTGGCTGTGCAGCGAAGCAGCCTGAATACCGTTTTTGGAAAGCTTATTCACCAGGTTATCTGCTGTTCTGACAGAGGAGGTGAATACCAGCACCTGTTGCATATTCTGTGTTTTGATCAGGTATCTCAGAAAGGGGCCTTTCTGCTCAGGGTTTACCTGGTATGCCCGCTGTGATATCAGTTCGTGCTGCGGGTTTTCTTCCTTTACCTCAATCAGGAGCGGGTCGCGCAGTAAAGCTTCTTTTATGTTGCGAACATCATCTCCAATGGTAGCAGAAAACAGAATGTTCTGGCGCCTGCCGGGCAGCAGGGCTAAAATTTTATCAAGCTCTTCCTGAAAGCCCAGGTTCAGGATTTTATCTGCTTCGTCCAGTACCAGCATCTCAACAGCAGAAAGAAGTACAGCATTGGAGGAGATCAGGTCTAACAGCCTGCCCGGTGTGGCTACCAGAATTTCTGTTTGTGCCAGTGCCATCATCTGCGGGTTAATTGAAACCCCTCCATATACCGCAAGTGTATTTATTCTTCTGCCAGATCCATTACTGAAAGTTTTAAATACATCAGCTACCTGTGCGGCAAGCTCACGGGTAGGCACCAGTACAAGCGCTTTTATGTACCTGCTTTTTGGGGGTGTTTTCTTGTGCAGAAGTTCCAGAATGGGTAATACAAAAGCGGCAGTTTTGCCAGATCCTGTTTGGGCCACACCAAAAATATCTTTTCCAGCCAGAATTGCAGGAATAGCCTCCTGCTGAATAGGATAGGGCTTATTGAAATGTTGTGCTGCCAGGGATTGTAACAAAAACTCCGATAAACCCAGCGATAAAAACTGCATGCTAAACTGTCTGAATAAATGAATGGAAAAATGTCTGGTTTTTCAGCGTAAAAATACGTTAATTCTGTTCAATAGCTTCATCATCTTCCCAGCTACTTCCGTAGATGTTTAATAGAAGCATACCAGAAATAAATTTTTTACGAATTCTTATATTTTTTTAAAACCTGCAAATGCATTTCAATATTATTTAATAGAGGTTAATTATCAATGTACAAACTAAAAACATTCTATTTTTTGATTAGTAAGTGAGTGGGCCACCTATATGAACAAAATTAACGAGCAGGCACAATTTTTTTACTTTACAACTTCTAATCATTTTAAGAAATACATTCTTATTATGCTGCTGCTGTGCCCGCTTGTGCTGTGTGGACAAACCGTTAGGCTTAGCGGTGTTGTGAAAGACAGCCATGGTGAAACACTTCCATTCGCAGCAGTTTTAGTCCTTCCCGACAGCACCATAGCACCTGCTGATGTAGATGGTAAGTTCTCTGCCAAAGTACCCGGCGGCAGCAATACCATTTTAATTTCCTACACAGGCTTTAATAAATTCAGGCAGGTGGTACAGCTCAGGCAAGATACCACCATCACCTTCAGGCTTTCACCACTCGTAGACCAGCTTCAGGAGGTGGTGATTACTGCCAACCGCTATTCCCAGCAGGACCTTGTTCAAACCGTCCGGACCGGTACCCATACCATCTCAAGAAAGGATGTTGAGTTTTTACCAGTGCTGGGTGGTGAGGCTGACGTCATTAAAACCTTACAGTTATTACCGGGTACCACTAAGGGAGTAGAGGGAAGCTCAGATCTTTTCGTGCGTGGTGGCGCTGCCGATCAGAATCTTGTGCTGCTGGATGGCGCCCCTATCTATAATACCAGCCACTTGTTCGGCTTTCTATCTGTTTTCAATCCTGATATACTAGAAAAAGTAGAAGCCATCAATGGTGGTTTCCCAGCTGAGTTTGGCGGAAGACTCTCTTCTATCATTGACATCAGCACCAACAATACCATTGCCAAAAAAACCAGCGTTAAGGGAGAAGTAGGATTGTTGGCTTCCCGTCTTTATGTGGAACAACCCCTGGTGAAAGGAAAAGCAAGCATATGGATGGCAGGGCGCAGAACCTATGTTGATCAGGTTGTAAAAGCCATTGATGAGGAACTTCCTTATTATTTCTATGACCTTAATGGTAAAATTCTGTTTAAACTTGGCAGACGCGATCAGATAGATATCAGTTA of the Flammeovirgaceae bacterium 311 genome contains:
- a CDS encoding DEAD/DEAH box helicase (COG0513 Superfamily II DNA and RNA helicases) → MQFLSLGLSEFLLQSLAAQHFNKPYPIQQEAIPAILAGKDIFGVAQTGSGKTAAFVLPILELLHKKTPPKSRYIKALVLVPTRELAAQVADVFKTFSNGSGRRINTLAVYGGVSINPQMMALAQTEILVATPGRLLDLISSNAVLLSAVEMLVLDEADKILNLGFQEELDKILALLPGRRQNILFSATIGDDVRNIKEALLRDPLLIEVKEENPQHELISQRAYQVNPEQKGPFLRYLIKTQNMQQVLVFTSSVRTADNLVNKLSKNGIQAASLHSQKSQGARTEVLSKFKTAKLRVLVATDLASRGIDIEKLPYVINFELPRSPKDYVHRIGRTGRAAASGEAISLITPEDLHHFGIIQKKMGKKVSVIETSDIDLKGY